One segment of Stomatobaculum sp. F0698 DNA contains the following:
- the cobM gene encoding precorrin-4 C(11)-methyltransferase, which yields MEAGKVYFVGAGPGAEDLLTLRGAALLEKADVVVYAGSLVNPALLKRCKPEAEIYDSARLDLNEVLDILIPAAKAGKRVVRLHTGDPSVYGAHREQMDALKAAAVPFEVCPGVSSFFGAAASLGAEYTLPGVSQTVILTRAAGRTPVPEKERLSALAAHGASLVLFLSAGRAAEAVEELLRGGYYTTETSAAVVYKATWPDERILRTTLGELAKDAEAAGITKTALLLIGDFLGAEYENSKLYDPSFTTEFREGKQA from the coding sequence GTGGAAGCGGGAAAGGTATATTTTGTCGGCGCGGGGCCGGGGGCAGAGGATCTTTTGACCCTGCGCGGCGCGGCACTTTTGGAAAAAGCGGATGTCGTGGTCTATGCGGGCTCCTTGGTGAACCCAGCGCTCTTAAAGCGCTGTAAGCCGGAGGCGGAGATATACGACAGCGCGCGGCTTGACTTAAACGAGGTACTGGATATTCTGATTCCGGCCGCAAAGGCCGGAAAGCGTGTGGTGCGCCTGCACACCGGAGACCCTTCCGTCTACGGCGCACACCGGGAGCAGATGGACGCCCTAAAGGCGGCCGCTGTGCCCTTTGAGGTCTGTCCCGGCGTCTCCTCCTTCTTCGGTGCGGCGGCTTCGCTCGGGGCGGAGTACACCCTGCCCGGCGTCTCGCAGACAGTCATCCTGACCCGCGCGGCGGGGCGCACGCCGGTCCCGGAAAAGGAAAGGCTATCGGCACTCGCGGCGCACGGCGCAAGTCTGGTACTCTTTCTCTCGGCGGGGCGCGCCGCCGAGGCGGTGGAAGAGCTGCTTCGGGGCGGTTACTATACGACGGAGACTTCGGCTGCCGTTGTATACAAGGCGACCTGGCCGGACGAGCGCATTCTGCGCACCACACTCGGCGAACTTGCCAAAGATGCGGAGGCCGCCGGGATTACCAAGACTGCGCTGCTCTTAATCGGAGATTTTCTCGGCGCCGAATATGAGAACTCAAAGCTCTACGATCCGAGCTTTACGACTGAATTCAGAGAGGGGAAACAAGCATGA
- the cobJ gene encoding precorrin-3B C(17)-methyltransferase, translated as MKPYTIAVVGIGPGDRESMTLKALHTIEAADTIVGYSTYLKLIEDLLEGKEVVQSGMTEEIQRCEEAIALALQGKQVAVVSSGDAGVYGMASLILELAAAHKELTVEVVPGVTAALSGAALLGSPLTLDFACISLSDLLVPWEQIERRLKSLAASGMAVVIYNPGSRSRKDCLPRAAEIFLEARSADTLCAITRNIGRKGESKELLTLGELKSREVDMRTTVFIGAEDSIELNGYLLTPRGYDKKRKG; from the coding sequence ATGAAACCATATACGATTGCGGTGGTCGGAATCGGCCCCGGAGACCGGGAGTCCATGACCTTAAAGGCGCTTCACACGATTGAGGCGGCCGATACGATTGTCGGCTACAGCACCTACTTAAAGCTGATTGAAGACTTATTGGAGGGAAAAGAGGTCGTTCAGAGCGGCATGACCGAGGAGATACAGCGCTGCGAAGAGGCGATTGCCCTTGCGCTTCAGGGAAAGCAGGTCGCCGTGGTCTCCTCGGGCGATGCCGGCGTTTACGGCATGGCAAGCCTTATCCTAGAGCTCGCGGCGGCACATAAGGAGCTCACGGTTGAAGTGGTGCCGGGCGTCACGGCAGCGCTCTCCGGCGCAGCCCTGCTCGGCAGCCCGCTGACCCTCGACTTTGCCTGCATCAGCCTCTCGGATCTGCTGGTCCCCTGGGAGCAGATTGAGCGGCGCTTAAAGAGCCTCGCGGCTTCGGGTATGGCGGTGGTCATTTACAATCCGGGCAGCCGGAGCCGCAAAGACTGCCTTCCGCGGGCGGCGGAAATCTTCCTCGAGGCACGCAGCGCGGACACGCTCTGTGCGATTACGCGTAACATAGGCCGGAAGGGGGAGAGCAAGGAGTTGCTGACACTCGGTGAACTGAAAAGTCGCGAGGTCGATATGCGCACCACGGTCTTTATCGGCGCGGAGGACAGCATCGAGTTGAACGGCTACCTCCTGACGCCGCGCGGCTATGACAAGAAGAGGAAGGGCTAA
- the cobT gene encoding nicotinate-nucleotide--dimethylbenzimidazole phosphoribosyltransferase: MALQAGETSFFEATSRILPPDPAAAEAAANKFLSIAMPLHGLGVLEEDLIRMAGIQGTAALRLKPRKLFVFCADNGVVKQGVTQTGQEVTTAVCEHLAYGGSTVNRMAALADCAVVPVDVGTAGEPRGKEILRRKVRSGTRDFTEEAAMTREECLQALCIGMELAAEEKRRGTTLLLAGEMGIGNTTTSAALTAALLERDSAELIGRGAGLSDEGLARKRRAVEKGLALHKDLRGDALGLLSALGGFDLAALAGLMLGAAVEQIPLLLDGIITEAAALAACSLAPGVRDYLFASHCSADPLAGALLTALDLKPLISAGLHLGEGTGAVAALPLLDMAEAVYSGADSFTELGIAAYTEQGGKQ, from the coding sequence GTGGCGTTGCAAGCTGGCGAGACGAGCTTTTTCGAGGCGACTTCGCGCATTTTGCCGCCGGACCCGGCTGCGGCGGAGGCCGCGGCGAACAAGTTTCTCTCGATTGCGATGCCGCTTCACGGGCTCGGCGTGCTCGAAGAGGATTTGATACGCATGGCGGGGATTCAGGGGACCGCGGCGCTTCGCTTAAAGCCGCGGAAACTGTTTGTCTTCTGTGCGGACAACGGTGTCGTGAAGCAGGGCGTCACCCAGACCGGGCAGGAGGTGACCACGGCGGTCTGTGAGCACCTCGCCTACGGCGGGAGCACGGTGAATCGCATGGCCGCGCTCGCGGACTGCGCGGTGGTCCCGGTCGATGTGGGCACCGCAGGAGAGCCGCGGGGCAAGGAAATCCTTCGGCGGAAGGTACGAAGCGGAACGCGGGATTTTACGGAAGAAGCCGCAATGACGCGGGAAGAGTGTTTACAGGCGCTTTGTATCGGCATGGAGCTTGCGGCCGAAGAAAAGCGTCGGGGAACGACCCTCCTTCTTGCGGGAGAGATGGGGATAGGCAATACGACCACCAGCGCGGCATTAACGGCAGCGCTGCTGGAACGGGATTCCGCGGAACTTATAGGGCGCGGCGCGGGGCTCTCGGACGAGGGACTTGCGCGAAAGCGGCGCGCGGTGGAGAAGGGGCTGGCGCTTCATAAGGACTTGCGCGGCGATGCGCTCGGGCTTTTGTCTGCGCTCGGCGGATTTGACTTGGCAGCGCTCGCGGGACTCATGCTCGGCGCGGCCGTCGAACAAATACCGCTGCTACTGGACGGCATTATTACGGAGGCAGCCGCGCTCGCCGCCTGTTCCCTCGCACCGGGGGTTCGAGACTACCTCTTTGCGAGTCACTGCTCGGCAGATCCGCTCGCGGGGGCTCTCCTCACGGCACTCGACTTAAAGCCCCTCATCTCTGCGGGGCTTCACCTCGGCGAGGGCACGGGGGCGGTTGCGGCGCTCCCGCTCCTTGACATGGCAGAGGCGGTGTACAGCGGTGCGGATAGCTTTACGGAGCTCGGCATTGCGGCCTATACGGAGCAGGGAGGAAAGCAATGA
- a CDS encoding pyridoxal phosphate-dependent aminotransferase, translating to MNSAYEHGGACFPQGGVQAAGITDFSVNINPLGMPPAVREALHRAVDACIHYPDPFASGLRAALAKRYAVSETQVFCGNGAADVIERLAEVLKPKRALLLAPSFSEYERALTRRGCHCAFHVLRREEGFQLTERVLDDLNEETELFWLCLPNNPTGLVPSEELFLRILSRCAEMNITLITDECFFGFLNRDHAPSLRYHLRAAEGRARRILLGAFTKTFAMPGVRLGYCVSSDPALGEALFAAGQPWPVSVLAEAAGEAALASPDWERESAAKIAVWRAELAVGLRSLGLWVSESESNFLLVSDAVPNAAKNAARLRFAAACGLPLRDCANFRGLSAGYFRTAVKTPEENQRLLSALADFGKEGEWQKQS from the coding sequence ATGAATTCCGCCTACGAACACGGCGGCGCCTGCTTTCCGCAGGGCGGCGTGCAGGCAGCCGGGATTACGGACTTCTCGGTGAACATTAACCCGCTCGGTATGCCGCCCGCGGTGCGGGAAGCGCTGCACCGCGCGGTTGACGCCTGCATCCACTATCCGGATCCCTTTGCGAGCGGCCTCCGCGCGGCGCTTGCCAAGCGCTATGCGGTCAGCGAGACACAGGTCTTTTGCGGAAACGGCGCGGCGGATGTGATTGAGCGGCTCGCGGAGGTGCTGAAACCAAAGCGCGCCCTGCTTCTTGCCCCGAGCTTTTCGGAGTACGAGCGAGCACTCACGCGGCGCGGCTGTCACTGTGCGTTTCATGTGCTGCGCCGCGAAGAGGGCTTTCAACTCACGGAGCGTGTTCTCGACGATCTAAACGAGGAGACCGAGCTTTTCTGGCTCTGCCTCCCGAATAACCCGACGGGACTGGTTCCCTCGGAAGAGCTCTTTCTGCGCATTCTTTCGCGCTGCGCGGAAATGAACATCACTCTGATCACCGACGAGTGCTTTTTCGGCTTTCTGAACCGGGACCATGCGCCCTCGCTCAGGTACCATCTGCGGGCGGCGGAAGGCAGGGCGCGGCGCATTCTCCTCGGGGCGTTTACCAAGACTTTTGCGATGCCGGGCGTGCGGCTCGGCTACTGCGTGAGCTCGGATCCCGCGCTCGGCGAAGCACTCTTTGCGGCCGGACAGCCCTGGCCGGTCTCGGTGCTCGCGGAGGCGGCCGGGGAGGCGGCTCTCGCCTCTCCGGATTGGGAAAGAGAAAGTGCGGCAAAAATCGCCGTCTGGCGGGCGGAACTCGCTGTGGGCCTGCGCTCTCTCGGGCTCTGGGTCTCGGAGAGCGAGAGTAATTTTCTGCTTGTTTCGGACGCAGTGCCGAACGCAGCAAAAAATGCGGCAAGACTTCGCTTCGCTGCGGCGTGCGGACTTCCGCTTCGCGACTGCGCGAACTTTCGCGGGCTCTCCGCGGGCTATTTTCGAACTGCGGTGAAGACGCCCGAAGAGAATCAGCGTCTTTTATCGGCGCTCGCTGACTTTGGGAAGGAGGGCGAATGGCAAAAGCAATCATGA
- a CDS encoding cobyric acid synthase → MAKAIMIQGTCSNAGKSLFAAALCRVFREDGYRVAPFKSQNMALNSAVTPDGLEIGRAQAMQAEAAGIAPDVRMNPILLKPNSDTGSQLVLCGKPVGDYSAIEYQKKKKELLSEVLKAYHSLAAEQDIIVIEGAGSPAEINLRADDIVNMGLAEAVDAPVILIGDIDRGGVFAALYGTVKLLSEAEQARIKGLVINKFRGDIKILEPGLRQIEALTEKPVLGVLPYRHFDLEDEDSLSERLRKTKAEAEALLRIAVIRLPRLSNFTDFDPLQAAPEVALSYVNSPAEIGAADLLILPGSKSTLEDLAWLKAQGFASYIRDFAASGRPVLGICGGYQMLGETLRDKESGVEAAGLGLLPVETVFYADKQTVCASGTITASSGFWAALSGQKTEGYEIHMGQSRIGKEADCFQRLSAREDSERQRADGCTTGAVCGSYLHGLFDEVGVTEALLKALAARKGLSYPHRLKSRRERQEAGFRLLSQTLREHFDLRELYRIMGVER, encoded by the coding sequence ATGGCAAAAGCAATCATGATTCAGGGCACCTGCTCCAACGCGGGAAAGAGCTTGTTTGCGGCGGCGCTCTGCCGTGTCTTCCGGGAGGACGGCTACCGGGTGGCGCCCTTTAAATCTCAGAATATGGCGCTGAACTCTGCGGTCACGCCGGACGGGCTCGAAATCGGAAGAGCGCAGGCCATGCAGGCGGAGGCCGCCGGTATTGCCCCGGATGTGCGCATGAACCCCATACTCTTAAAGCCGAACTCGGACACGGGCTCTCAGCTGGTGCTCTGCGGAAAACCGGTCGGGGACTACAGTGCGATTGAATATCAGAAAAAGAAGAAGGAACTGCTCTCGGAAGTGTTGAAGGCCTATCACAGCCTCGCGGCCGAGCAGGATATCATTGTGATTGAGGGCGCGGGTTCCCCGGCGGAGATTAACCTCCGCGCCGACGACATTGTGAATATGGGACTCGCCGAGGCGGTCGATGCCCCTGTCATCTTGATTGGCGACATAGACCGCGGCGGCGTGTTTGCCGCGCTCTACGGGACGGTGAAACTCCTCTCCGAGGCCGAGCAAGCGCGCATCAAGGGGCTGGTGATCAACAAGTTCCGCGGGGATATCAAAATTCTGGAGCCCGGCTTAAGGCAGATTGAGGCGCTCACCGAAAAGCCTGTGCTCGGGGTTCTTCCCTATCGCCACTTTGATTTGGAGGATGAGGATTCCCTTTCGGAGCGGCTTCGGAAGACGAAAGCGGAGGCGGAAGCCCTGCTTCGCATTGCCGTAATTCGCCTTCCGCGGCTCTCGAACTTCACGGATTTCGACCCGCTGCAGGCGGCGCCGGAGGTAGCGCTTAGCTATGTGAACAGCCCGGCGGAAATCGGGGCTGCGGACCTTTTGATTTTGCCGGGATCCAAGAGTACGCTCGAAGACCTCGCGTGGTTAAAGGCACAGGGCTTTGCATCGTACATCCGGGACTTTGCGGCGTCCGGCCGCCCGGTACTCGGAATTTGCGGCGGGTATCAAATGCTCGGCGAAACATTGCGGGACAAAGAGAGCGGCGTAGAGGCTGCGGGGCTCGGGCTCCTACCGGTCGAGACCGTATTTTACGCGGACAAGCAAACGGTCTGCGCATCCGGAACAATTACGGCTTCGAGCGGCTTTTGGGCAGCGCTTTCCGGGCAAAAGACCGAGGGCTATGAAATCCACATGGGACAGAGCCGTATCGGCAAAGAAGCCGATTGCTTCCAGCGCCTTTCCGCACGAGAGGACAGTGAGCGGCAACGCGCGGACGGCTGCACGACGGGCGCTGTCTGCGGAAGCTATCTGCACGGCCTCTTTGACGAAGTAGGGGTCACAGAGGCGCTTCTTAAGGCGCTTGCCGCGAGAAAGGGGCTTTCTTACCCGCACCGATTAAAAAGTCGCAGGGAGCGGCAGGAAGCGGGCTTCCGGCTCCTATCGCAAACGCTGCGGGAACATTTTGATTTGCGGGAACTGTACCGCATCATGGGAGTTGAGAGATGA
- a CDS encoding precorrin-8X methylmutase: protein MSIEFWKPEEIEAESFRRISEELGDRQFPAGVDLVVKRVIHTTADFSFADTLLFSEGVVEQGKEAIRQGACIVTDTNMALAGINKARLAGFGATARCFMAEADVAAEAKERGVTRATVSMERAAALSAERPLILAIGNAPTALVKIKELMDAGQLKPALLIAAPVGFVNVVEAKELFVGSSTPHIIARGRKGGSTVAAAIVNAMLYQI from the coding sequence ATGAGTATAGAATTTTGGAAGCCGGAGGAAATCGAGGCAGAGAGCTTTCGGCGCATCAGCGAGGAACTCGGCGATCGGCAGTTTCCCGCCGGGGTCGATTTGGTTGTGAAGCGTGTCATACACACGACGGCGGACTTTTCGTTTGCGGACACCCTGCTTTTTTCGGAGGGCGTGGTCGAACAGGGGAAGGAAGCGATACGGCAGGGTGCCTGCATCGTGACGGATACCAATATGGCGCTTGCCGGCATCAATAAGGCAAGGCTCGCGGGCTTCGGCGCTACGGCGCGCTGCTTTATGGCGGAGGCGGATGTGGCCGCCGAAGCAAAGGAGAGAGGCGTGACCCGCGCGACGGTCTCAATGGAGCGGGCGGCAGCGCTCTCCGCGGAGAGGCCGCTGATACTCGCAATCGGCAATGCGCCGACCGCGCTTGTAAAAATCAAGGAGCTCATGGATGCCGGGCAACTGAAGCCCGCGCTTTTAATCGCGGCGCCGGTCGGCTTTGTCAATGTGGTCGAGGCAAAGGAACTCTTTGTCGGGAGCAGCACGCCGCACATCATTGCGCGCGGCCGTAAGGGCGGCTCGACCGTCGCGGCGGCCATCGTGAACGCGATGCTCTATCAGATCTGA
- a CDS encoding ADP-ribosylglycohydrolase family protein translates to MSKLYEAVMGLVVADALGVPVEFAPRDSYQVTEMTGYGTYRQLPGTWSDDSSMTLATLESFKRKGCVDPADIMQNFFLWLYEKQFTARDYVFDVGNACRKAIWTYEQGVAPQNCGGTGERDNGNGALMRMLPLGLLLEGTDEAKAAAVRQVAGLTHNHMISHIGCLIYVFVVGELLRGSEKREALSSALERAARIYGNEPAWQNYVRLPEIETLSREEIKSSGYVVDTLEAALWCLLRTESYSDCALLAVNLGEDTDTVGAVAGGLAGLIYGLDGKTGIPAEWIEVIPRKEWIRELCEGVEAIRC, encoded by the coding sequence ATGAGCAAGCTTTACGAAGCCGTCATGGGACTGGTGGTCGCGGACGCGCTCGGCGTTCCGGTCGAGTTTGCGCCGCGGGACAGCTATCAAGTGACGGAAATGACGGGCTACGGGACCTACCGGCAGCTGCCAGGCACCTGGTCGGACGACAGCTCCATGACGCTTGCGACCTTGGAGAGCTTTAAGCGAAAGGGCTGTGTGGATCCCGCCGATATCATGCAGAACTTTTTTCTCTGGCTCTATGAGAAACAGTTCACGGCGCGGGACTATGTCTTTGACGTGGGCAATGCCTGCCGAAAGGCCATTTGGACCTATGAGCAGGGAGTCGCGCCACAGAACTGCGGCGGAACGGGAGAGCGGGACAACGGAAACGGCGCGCTGATGCGCATGTTGCCGCTTGGCCTCTTACTCGAGGGGACGGACGAAGCAAAGGCAGCCGCGGTGCGGCAGGTTGCGGGACTCACCCACAACCATATGATTTCGCACATCGGCTGCCTGATTTATGTGTTCGTCGTAGGGGAATTGCTTCGCGGGAGTGAAAAGCGGGAGGCGCTTTCTTCTGCCTTAGAGCGCGCCGCGCGGATTTACGGGAACGAGCCCGCTTGGCAGAACTATGTCCGTCTCCCGGAAATCGAGACCTTGAGCCGCGAGGAAATTAAGAGCAGCGGCTATGTCGTGGACACGCTGGAAGCAGCGCTCTGGTGCCTCTTACGGACAGAAAGCTACAGCGATTGCGCCCTCCTTGCCGTGAACCTCGGAGAAGATACGGACACAGTGGGCGCGGTGGCGGGCGGCCTCGCGGGGCTCATCTACGGCCTTGACGGCAAGACGGGCATCCCGGCGGAATGGATTGAAGTGATACCCCGGAAAGAGTGGATACGGGAGCTCTGCGAAGGTGTGGAGGCGATACGCTGCTAG
- a CDS encoding helix-turn-helix domain-containing protein: MTRLILLRNIFIPAVSQLRILSMSEDCTNIIDILIETRRLRHMTQAEVASASGLTQSVIARLESKKTIPQLDTLLKVTEALHCKLTVSQNTD, translated from the coding sequence ATGACGAGATTGATATTGCTCCGGAACATCTTTATTCCTGCAGTCAGCCAATTGAGGATTCTCTCCATGTCTGAAGATTGCACAAACATTATCGATATTTTGATTGAAACCCGCCGTTTGCGCCATATGACACAGGCAGAAGTAGCCTCTGCCTCCGGACTGACACAATCGGTGATTGCGCGTCTCGAAAGTAAGAAGACGATTCCGCAGCTTGATACCCTTCTGAAAGTGACCGAAGCACTTCATTGTAAACTTACCGTGAGTCAAAACACTGACTGA
- a CDS encoding DUF2442 domain-containing protein — MTLYPVREDGFSMNTPAWVVTSVTPKEDYSLLLTFADGSVRRYDARPLLEKPLCAPLKNLAFFLTARAEYGTVIWDDEIDIAPEHLYSCSQPIEDSLHV, encoded by the coding sequence ATGACTCTATACCCTGTAAGAGAGGACGGTTTTTCTATGAATACCCCCGCGTGGGTTGTGACCTCTGTCACACCGAAAGAAGATTATAGCTTGTTACTCACTTTCGCAGATGGTTCCGTAAGGCGTTATGATGCTCGGCCCCTCTTAGAGAAGCCCCTCTGTGCGCCTCTCAAAAATCTTGCTTTTTTTCTCACTGCAAGGGCAGAATACGGAACTGTTATCTGGGATGACGAGATTGATATTGCTCCGGAACATCTTTATTCCTGCAGTCAGCCAATTGAGGATTCTCTCCATGTCTGA
- a CDS encoding DUF4160 domain-containing protein — MPTISMFYGIIIRMYNTGEHNPPHFHASYQGQQAVFNMDGELIEGSMPKPQCKYIAAWAELHKDELMANWELAMSEQPLYKIEPLR, encoded by the coding sequence ATGCCAACAATATCCATGTTTTACGGAATCATTATTCGCATGTACAATACCGGTGAACATAACCCGCCCCACTTTCACGCTTCCTACCAAGGACAGCAGGCTGTCTTCAATATGGACGGTGAGTTAATCGAGGGAAGTATGCCGAAGCCTCAATGTAAATACATCGCTGCCTGGGCCGAACTCCATAAAGATGAACTCATGGCTAACTGGGAGTTGGCTATGAGCGAACAGCCCCTTTACAAAATTGAACCTTTGCGTTAA
- the citX gene encoding citrate lyase holo-[acyl-carrier protein] synthase produces MSDFIPYAVSVEDMMRARDERVHAQNEMLAAAASFPAPTALLSFGMNIPGAVKQTPLIRSGFLFGKERLTELLQREGHPILRTHELRRVSGDSWLCLIAAPPEDVKRLAVALEDSEPLARLFDIDVLDRKGQKLSREDFSLPPRRCLLCEEAAVVCARSRAHSVEALFSRCESLLREAFPLSASFFSALENHAALSLLDEVYAAPKPGLVDRIDSGAHADMKFEDFILSTAAITPFLREMAVTAYQSCFSLPVSPDATRETDAALFSRLREIGKRAEREMYAATGGVNTHKGAVFTLGLLSAGAGLFYAKNGKLSAEAILDEVQHLVGDTLRQELADLKAGEVGEAHGEAVLHRDGTGGVRSAAARGFPLLCSIALTLLRQYEAEGRSPEASVLNVLLHLILHVSDTNVLYRGGKDALLTLRADCRNILSHGGAFTPEGTDLLYELKETCKQRNISPGGAADLLSAALFLHRLEKIFR; encoded by the coding sequence ATGTCTGATTTTATCCCCTACGCCGTGAGCGTCGAAGATATGATGCGGGCGCGCGATGAGCGCGTACACGCCCAGAACGAAATGCTCGCGGCGGCCGCTTCCTTCCCCGCGCCGACCGCCCTTCTCTCCTTCGGCATGAACATTCCGGGCGCGGTGAAGCAGACGCCGCTCATTCGTAGCGGCTTTCTCTTCGGCAAAGAGCGGCTCACAGAGCTCTTACAACGTGAGGGCCACCCGATCCTCCGGACACATGAGCTGCGCCGCGTGAGCGGTGACAGCTGGCTCTGCCTGATCGCTGCGCCGCCCGAGGACGTGAAGCGCCTCGCGGTCGCGCTCGAGGACAGCGAGCCGCTCGCGCGTCTCTTTGACATCGACGTGCTGGACCGCAAGGGACAAAAACTCTCCCGTGAGGATTTTTCTCTGCCGCCCCGCCGCTGCCTGCTCTGCGAGGAGGCTGCCGTAGTCTGCGCGAGAAGCCGCGCCCACAGCGTGGAGGCCCTTTTTTCCCGCTGTGAATCCCTGCTCCGAGAGGCCTTTCCGCTCTCCGCGTCTTTCTTCTCCGCCCTTGAAAATCACGCGGCGCTCTCCCTCCTCGACGAGGTCTATGCTGCGCCGAAGCCCGGCCTTGTGGACCGCATCGATTCCGGCGCGCACGCGGATATGAAATTCGAAGACTTTATTTTGAGTACCGCCGCAATCACTCCTTTCCTGCGGGAAATGGCCGTTACGGCTTACCAAAGCTGCTTCAGCCTGCCCGTTTCGCCCGATGCAACGCGCGAAACGGATGCCGCACTCTTTTCCCGGCTCCGGGAGATCGGAAAACGCGCCGAACGCGAGATGTACGCGGCGACGGGCGGTGTCAACACCCATAAGGGTGCCGTCTTTACCCTCGGGCTTCTCTCCGCGGGCGCGGGGCTCTTCTATGCCAAAAACGGCAAGCTAAGCGCCGAGGCGATTTTGGATGAGGTGCAACACCTGGTCGGCGATACCCTGCGGCAGGAGCTCGCTGACTTAAAAGCCGGAGAAGTCGGAGAGGCCCACGGCGAAGCGGTGCTGCACCGCGACGGCACAGGCGGTGTTCGCAGTGCGGCGGCCAGGGGCTTCCCGCTGCTCTGCAGTATTGCCCTGACCCTGCTTCGACAGTACGAAGCTGAAGGGCGCTCCCCGGAAGCAAGCGTTCTCAATGTGCTCCTGCATCTCATCCTGCATGTCAGTGACACCAACGTGCTGTACCGCGGCGGGAAGGACGCCCTGCTCACCCTCCGCGCAGACTGCCGCAACATTCTCTCGCACGGCGGCGCTTTTACGCCGGAAGGGACAGACCTGCTCTACGAGCTCAAAGAGACTTGCAAGCAGCGAAATATCAGTCCCGGCGGCGCCGCGGACCTCCTCTCGGCCGCCTTATTTTTGCATCGGCTCGAGAAAATTTTTCGTTGA
- a CDS encoding [citrate (pro-3S)-lyase] ligase, translated as MTDNYHLGEILLSYPSEREKLRAFLAENKLQCEPDLDTAYGIFDANENLVGCGCAARSLLKCFAVSEELRGQNALGTLLSALIENRFQRGYFDLFVITRREKATLFSSCGLRLLAETGALAMLENRPDGPERFAESVLSALPPHDKKTVGAIVMNCNPFTLGHRALVEYAAAKVDLLCLFVVEENRSLFPTEVRFQLVKEGVKDLPNVHVFLSGPYMISGNTFPTYFLKAGEDAAALQCELDAALFAHCLAPKLGISVRFVGSEPLDPTTACYNRALREILPPTGILLDELPRLEQGSEPISASRVRALLSEKGVCPEVRSLVPPVTAEWLNAHWNELKMPEASS; from the coding sequence ATGACAGACAATTACCATCTCGGAGAGATTCTGCTCTCCTATCCCTCGGAGCGGGAAAAGCTCCGCGCCTTTCTCGCGGAAAATAAGTTGCAGTGCGAGCCGGATCTCGATACGGCCTACGGCATCTTTGACGCAAACGAAAACTTGGTGGGCTGCGGCTGCGCTGCCCGTTCGCTCTTAAAGTGCTTTGCGGTCAGCGAGGAACTGCGCGGGCAGAATGCGCTCGGCACTCTCCTCTCCGCCCTCATCGAGAACCGCTTTCAGCGCGGCTACTTTGACCTCTTTGTGATCACGCGGCGCGAGAAGGCGACGCTCTTCTCTTCCTGCGGCCTCCGCCTGCTCGCGGAGACGGGCGCGCTTGCCATGCTCGAAAACCGCCCGGACGGCCCCGAGCGCTTTGCGGAGAGCGTCCTCTCCGCCCTGCCGCCGCACGATAAGAAAACAGTCGGCGCGATTGTGATGAACTGTAATCCCTTTACACTCGGGCACCGCGCGCTCGTGGAATACGCAGCGGCAAAGGTAGACTTACTCTGCCTCTTTGTGGTCGAGGAGAACCGCTCCCTCTTTCCGACCGAGGTTCGCTTTCAACTGGTCAAAGAAGGCGTCAAAGACCTGCCGAATGTACATGTCTTCTTGAGCGGCCCCTATATGATTTCCGGCAACACCTTCCCGACCTATTTCCTAAAAGCGGGGGAGGATGCCGCCGCCCTCCAGTGTGAACTGGATGCCGCACTCTTTGCGCACTGTCTTGCCCCGAAGCTCGGTATTTCCGTCCGCTTTGTGGGCTCGGAGCCGCTGGACCCGACAACGGCCTGCTATAACCGGGCGCTCCGGGAAATTTTACCGCCCACCGGCATTTTGCTCGACGAACTGCCGCGGCTGGAACAAGGCAGTGAACCGATCAGCGCCTCTCGCGTGCGCGCCCTGCTTAGCGAAAAGGGTGTCTGCCCGGAAGTACGCTCTCTCGTGCCGCCGGTAACGGCCGAATGGTTAAACGCCCATTGGAATGAACTCAAAATGCCCGAGGCTTCTTCCTGA